The following are encoded together in the Bradymonas sediminis genome:
- a CDS encoding DPP IV N-terminal domain-containing protein, whose translation MKALLRTTLLLCVMSALLFSPAAFAQDSGASSPNAEAAPADTRGIDIDVTLGVKRKLIPMAIPKALEPGGDTGKIAQTVHDTLARDMKLAGFFKVLDEGNFFFDTSQEGMGASAIGFSNWFNVGAQGLIKSSVRTNGDQVVLDLRLYLVEEGKPARLDWKGGSFSKDEYIKQVHAFANEVLKYYTGKPGIFGSRIAYVRQQKRNKQIYAMRLGEEGVAKITNNNSINMLPSFGPGGAIYYTSYQAGNPDLWVYEGGKSRKLSSVRGQNTGADYCNGKLALTLSKDGSNSDIYLIDPSSGKIAQRLTDHWAIDTSPSWSPDCSKIAFTSGRSGGPQIYVMNADGSNQRRLTYQGSYNTQPSWSPSGNLIAFSARDERGAFDIFTVNLEGSIERLTQDQGNNSDPAFSPDGRYLVFISDRGGKGKRVWMMTADGEVQNAITEGSGYQSPAWE comes from the coding sequence ATGAAAGCCTTATTGAGAACGACTCTTTTGCTGTGCGTGATGAGCGCGCTTTTGTTCAGCCCCGCCGCCTTCGCGCAGGACTCTGGCGCGAGCTCGCCGAACGCCGAGGCGGCGCCGGCGGACACCCGCGGCATCGACATCGACGTCACCCTCGGGGTCAAACGCAAGTTGATCCCGATGGCGATTCCCAAGGCGTTGGAGCCCGGCGGGGATACCGGAAAGATTGCCCAGACCGTGCACGATACCCTGGCGCGCGATATGAAGTTGGCGGGCTTCTTTAAGGTTTTGGATGAGGGAAATTTCTTCTTCGACACCTCTCAGGAGGGCATGGGCGCGTCGGCCATCGGGTTTAGCAACTGGTTTAATGTGGGCGCTCAGGGCTTGATTAAGTCCTCGGTGCGCACCAACGGCGACCAGGTCGTGCTCGACCTGCGCCTCTACCTGGTCGAGGAGGGCAAGCCCGCGCGTCTGGATTGGAAGGGCGGCTCGTTCTCCAAGGACGAGTACATCAAGCAAGTCCACGCCTTCGCCAACGAGGTGCTCAAATATTATACCGGCAAGCCGGGCATCTTCGGCTCGCGCATCGCGTATGTGCGCCAGCAAAAGCGAAACAAGCAGATCTATGCGATGCGCCTGGGCGAAGAGGGCGTCGCCAAGATTACCAATAATAACTCCATCAATATGCTCCCCTCGTTTGGGCCCGGCGGCGCTATTTATTATACCAGCTACCAGGCCGGTAACCCGGACCTCTGGGTGTATGAGGGCGGCAAGTCGCGCAAGCTCTCGTCGGTGCGCGGCCAAAATACCGGGGCGGATTATTGCAATGGCAAGCTCGCGCTGACGCTGTCGAAGGACGGCAGCAATAGCGATATCTATCTGATTGACCCGAGCAGCGGCAAAATCGCGCAGCGCCTCACTGACCATTGGGCGATCGACACCAGCCCCTCGTGGAGCCCGGATTGCTCCAAGATCGCGTTCACCTCGGGGCGCTCGGGCGGCCCGCAGATCTACGTGATGAACGCCGACGGCAGCAATCAGCGCCGCCTGACCTATCAGGGAAGCTATAACACTCAGCCAAGCTGGTCGCCGTCGGGTAACCTGATCGCCTTCTCGGCGCGTGATGAGCGCGGCGCCTTCGACATCTTCACGGTGAACCTGGAGGGGAGCATCGAGCGGCTGACCCAGGACCAGGGCAACAACTCCGACCCCGCGTTTAGCCCGGATGGGCGCTATCTGGTCTTTATCAGCGACCGCGGCGGCAAGGGAAAGCGCGTGTGGATGATGACCGCAGACGGCGAAGTTCAGAACGCGATCACCGAGGGCTCCGGCTACCAATCGCCGGCCTGGGAATGA
- a CDS encoding OmpA family protein encodes MSYSNRVKIVVTGLALLIGSGCASVPTDEMSAAQQAILDARGVKDCASEKFLAAQRLLEEAEKLVDQEKYDEAKRKAKAAEKIAIEAKKEGELNWDDCQRRAELARQAANADKNAKDNEDDGRDAQPEEKYTLGTVYFEYDSAGLSDSARSVLAENVKWMKQNKERTVTLEGHTDERGTPEYNLSLGESRARQVKSYLKQLGVDENRLYILSYGEEMPAAYGSTASDYAKNRRVEFVPK; translated from the coding sequence ATGAGCTATTCTAATCGAGTCAAAATCGTGGTGACCGGTTTGGCGCTTCTTATCGGGAGCGGCTGCGCGAGCGTGCCGACCGATGAGATGTCGGCAGCCCAGCAGGCAATCCTGGACGCGCGCGGCGTCAAGGATTGCGCCAGTGAGAAATTCCTCGCCGCCCAGCGCCTTTTGGAGGAGGCCGAGAAGTTGGTCGACCAGGAGAAATACGACGAGGCCAAGCGCAAGGCGAAGGCCGCCGAGAAGATCGCCATCGAGGCTAAAAAAGAGGGCGAGCTGAATTGGGATGATTGCCAGCGCCGCGCCGAGTTGGCGCGCCAGGCGGCCAACGCCGATAAGAATGCCAAGGACAACGAAGACGACGGGCGCGACGCGCAGCCCGAGGAGAAATACACGCTCGGCACGGTGTATTTCGAATACGATAGCGCCGGGCTTAGCGATAGCGCGCGCTCGGTGCTCGCCGAGAACGTGAAGTGGATGAAGCAGAATAAGGAGCGCACCGTGACGCTGGAGGGGCATACCGATGAGCGCGGAACCCCCGAATATAATCTGTCTCTTGGGGAGAGCCGCGCCCGCCAGGTAAAGTCCTATTTGAAGCAATTGGGCGTCGACGAGAACCGCCTGTATATCCTGTCCTATGGCGAGGAGATGCCCGCCGCCTACGGCTCGACGGCCAGCGATTATGCAAAGAATCGCCGCGTTGAGTTCGTGCCGAAATAA
- a CDS encoding PilZ domain-containing protein: MTTEQNDPKNRLADDRRSSVRVRSLLPCAVRVVEADKIDAVEARILDMAVAESEGALQDTIDWSERSDELPREVVFMLNEVRALRQQLTEIHRLVERSGQGALKSRWVTVNDRGFHYIREADEPRFEVGDFVEFKLRIPSIHNPDVLALGEVVRVEETEDGESTAVKFRAISELHKKAILRYAMRRERQLVRSQKLPIFRDDGSFE; encoded by the coding sequence ATGACGACCGAACAGAATGACCCGAAGAATCGCCTGGCCGACGACCGTCGAAGCTCCGTTCGCGTGCGCAGTTTACTGCCGTGCGCGGTGCGGGTGGTTGAGGCCGATAAGATCGACGCCGTCGAGGCGCGCATCCTGGACATGGCGGTCGCCGAGTCCGAGGGGGCCTTGCAAGATACGATCGATTGGAGCGAGCGCAGCGACGAGCTGCCGCGCGAGGTCGTCTTTATGCTCAACGAGGTGCGCGCGCTGCGCCAGCAGTTGACCGAGATTCACCGCCTCGTTGAGCGAAGCGGGCAGGGCGCGCTGAAGTCGCGCTGGGTCACGGTCAATGACCGCGGCTTTCACTACATCCGAGAAGCCGACGAGCCGCGCTTTGAGGTCGGGGATTTCGTCGAATTCAAATTGCGCATCCCCAGCATTCACAACCCCGACGTGCTCGCCCTTGGCGAGGTCGTGCGGGTCGAGGAGACCGAGGATGGGGAGTCGACGGCGGTGAAGTTTCGGGCGATCTCGGAGCTGCATAAAAAGGCGATTCTTCGCTACGCGATGCGTCGCGAACGCCAACTGGTTCGCAGCCAAAAACTGCCGATATTTCGCGACGATGGTTCATTCGAATAA
- a CDS encoding biopolymer transporter ExbD — protein sequence MAMSGNRGPGGMLAEINVTPMVDVMLVLLIIFMVTAPMIDKTEEDKRKVDLELPVTRDNPNQINPEDSDKMILEISRDLKVHIGETLVVDCSAQLEGSEKTRFEPCFDEIELKLGANQKLQDEGEIYLLADTEIPYGFVVGTMARIKKAGIDKLGMVTNPEYLTDDADPEE from the coding sequence ATGGCAATGAGTGGCAATCGCGGACCGGGCGGCATGCTCGCCGAGATCAACGTGACCCCCATGGTCGACGTGATGTTGGTGTTGCTGATCATCTTTATGGTGACCGCGCCGATGATCGATAAGACCGAAGAAGACAAGCGCAAGGTAGACCTCGAGCTGCCGGTGACGCGGGATAACCCGAACCAGATCAACCCCGAGGATAGCGATAAGATGATCCTGGAGATCTCGCGCGACCTGAAGGTCCATATCGGCGAGACCCTGGTGGTGGATTGTTCGGCCCAGCTTGAGGGCAGTGAGAAGACGCGGTTTGAGCCCTGCTTTGACGAGATCGAGCTGAAGCTCGGCGCCAACCAGAAGCTCCAAGACGAGGGTGAGATTTATCTTTTGGCCGACACCGAGATTCCCTACGGTTTCGTCGTCGGGACCATGGCCCGCATTAAGAAGGCCGGGATCGACAAATTGGGCATGGTCACCAATCCGGAGTATCTCACCGATGACGCCGATCCCGAGGAGTGA
- a CDS encoding tRNA-(ms[2]io[6]A)-hydroxylase has translation MLHLAAPTDPGWFDRIEDDLHLVLVDHAHLEKRAASTALSMIFRYTGRPDLPMTLSPIVREEMRHFEQMLGILAERGIELIRLEAADYATTLVGKVRKQEPQRLLDRLIVAALIEARSAERFKILSERVKDAPLAAYYGQLFESEARHYTVYTDLARRYFGHDAVKTRLDELASAEVEALQSTTKQARLHSW, from the coding sequence ATGCTTCATCTCGCCGCTCCAACGGACCCGGGCTGGTTTGACCGCATCGAAGACGACCTTCATCTGGTGCTGGTCGATCATGCCCATCTCGAAAAACGCGCCGCCTCCACCGCGCTGAGCATGATCTTTCGCTATACCGGGCGCCCCGATCTGCCCATGACCCTGAGCCCCATCGTGCGCGAGGAGATGCGCCATTTCGAGCAGATGCTCGGCATCCTCGCCGAGCGCGGCATCGAGCTGATCAGGCTGGAGGCTGCGGACTACGCCACCACCCTGGTGGGCAAGGTGCGCAAACAAGAGCCGCAGCGCCTGCTCGACCGGCTGATCGTCGCCGCGCTCATCGAGGCGCGCAGCGCCGAGCGCTTCAAGATCCTCTCCGAGCGGGTCAAGGACGCCCCGCTGGCCGCCTACTACGGGCAATTATTTGAATCCGAGGCGCGCCATTATACCGTCTACACCGACCTGGCCCGGCGTTATTTCGGCCACGACGCGGTGAAGACCCGCCTGGATGAATTGGCCAGCGCCGAGGTCGAAGCACTCCAGAGCACCACGAAACAGGCGCGGCTGCATAGTTGGTGA
- a CDS encoding carboxypeptidase regulatory-like domain-containing protein, giving the protein MRSYTSIYAWLFSLLLVASVGCGRDAAEDVCSETDPCPGDLVCVEGACFDPGDGEDGGLEDADDVEDGFVDDAEVDGGPDQPDVIEVACETDRDCPAAQLCAEDLCIDRPECLIDNDCGDDEICLGGSCTYSPECDADSACAEGYECVGGQCFEEVCRGPNDCADGELCDGGECVTPPSVTSCFVASQTLSVSRNQRIPLQAFAMDADGEGLAATFIWTSSDPSVATIAANHQSALGAGGTGSTTLSAQTASGVACEGAIELVGESEVAVGDLRVRIFDEETGAPVVGAEVVIAGQVVTTDATGVAGLDMPDGGYSLSVFAEEYNYITINGLSTADVRIPLSKRAGSGPVGGFTGNFDLSRINSSGDVNLGLAGASIAGGLLNLNLQSLLGEPFMSEVSIPGMGASELPLPGGLVIHGQVFGFDLDIKQKYYATASTGARLGWGLAGKVPGMELFGLIQGGGGAADMLTTLLPLFSRFDHANRPLNLNAMPRVADVNDINGNGDTSDMIPNYDAFPEVALRPGVKQVLASEINVSNFPEMTNGPASVAVLVAGTLLEGPGFVPLGISATADEDEDGRPDNRRLTMAPPYGSLSGGRHAVIAIAFEPSEVGFEDGISLPDEFSVALWNGQSLPGRVALGAFPDASTATLDPAARTLSVQADAGPLFRVRMVGQERSWDVWSVGPAGTQGQFTHEISLPEPTNGREDLMQTGEVFIDAIAAEITMNELVSATGIGLNRAGLVSTRFNRTKLN; this is encoded by the coding sequence ATGCGCTCATATACCTCGATATACGCCTGGTTATTCTCATTGCTTTTGGTCGCCTCCGTGGGGTGCGGCCGAGACGCCGCCGAGGATGTCTGCAGTGAGACGGACCCGTGTCCGGGAGACCTGGTTTGCGTCGAGGGCGCGTGTTTTGACCCGGGCGACGGGGAGGACGGCGGTCTCGAGGATGCCGACGATGTTGAGGACGGGTTTGTTGATGACGCCGAAGTCGACGGCGGCCCCGACCAGCCGGATGTCATCGAGGTGGCCTGCGAGACCGACCGGGATTGCCCGGCCGCGCAACTCTGTGCCGAAGATCTCTGCATCGACCGCCCCGAGTGCCTCATCGATAACGATTGCGGCGATGACGAGATCTGCCTGGGCGGCAGTTGCACCTATTCGCCGGAGTGCGACGCCGATAGCGCGTGCGCGGAAGGCTATGAATGTGTGGGTGGGCAATGCTTTGAGGAGGTCTGTCGCGGCCCGAATGATTGCGCCGATGGTGAGCTATGTGACGGCGGGGAGTGCGTCACGCCGCCCAGCGTGACCTCGTGTTTTGTGGCCTCCCAAACCCTGAGCGTGTCGCGCAACCAGCGCATTCCGTTGCAGGCATTCGCCATGGACGCCGACGGCGAGGGCCTGGCCGCAACGTTTATATGGACCTCCAGCGACCCCTCCGTCGCCACCATCGCCGCCAATCATCAGAGCGCGCTTGGCGCCGGCGGCACCGGCAGCACCACCTTGAGCGCCCAGACCGCTTCGGGCGTGGCCTGTGAGGGGGCGATTGAGCTGGTCGGCGAGAGCGAAGTCGCCGTCGGCGACCTTCGCGTTCGCATCTTTGACGAAGAGACCGGCGCGCCCGTGGTGGGCGCCGAGGTCGTGATCGCCGGACAAGTTGTGACGACCGATGCGACCGGCGTTGCTGGCCTCGACATGCCGGATGGCGGCTATAGTCTGTCGGTGTTCGCCGAAGAATATAATTATATCACGATCAACGGTCTGAGCACGGCAGATGTTCGCATCCCGCTTTCGAAGCGCGCTGGCAGCGGTCCGGTGGGCGGCTTCACCGGTAACTTCGACCTGAGCCGCATCAACTCCAGCGGGGACGTGAACCTGGGACTCGCCGGGGCGAGCATCGCCGGCGGGTTGCTCAACCTGAACCTGCAGAGTCTCCTGGGCGAGCCCTTTATGTCGGAGGTTTCGATCCCCGGCATGGGCGCCAGTGAGCTGCCGCTGCCCGGTGGATTGGTGATTCACGGGCAGGTGTTCGGCTTTGACCTTGATATTAAGCAAAAATATTACGCCACCGCGTCCACGGGCGCGCGCCTGGGGTGGGGCCTGGCCGGCAAAGTGCCGGGCATGGAGCTTTTCGGCCTGATCCAAGGAGGCGGCGGGGCGGCCGATATGCTGACGACCTTGCTGCCGCTATTCAGCCGCTTCGACCACGCCAACCGTCCGTTGAACCTCAACGCGATGCCGCGCGTGGCCGACGTCAACGATATCAACGGCAACGGCGACACCAGCGATATGATTCCGAATTACGACGCCTTCCCCGAAGTCGCGCTGCGCCCGGGCGTCAAGCAGGTGTTGGCCAGCGAAATCAACGTGTCGAACTTCCCCGAGATGACCAACGGCCCGGCTTCGGTCGCCGTATTGGTCGCCGGCACGCTGCTTGAAGGCCCCGGCTTTGTGCCGCTGGGAATCAGCGCGACCGCCGACGAAGACGAAGATGGTCGCCCGGATAATCGTCGCCTGACCATGGCGCCGCCCTACGGCTCGCTGAGCGGCGGACGTCACGCGGTGATCGCCATCGCGTTTGAGCCGAGCGAAGTCGGATTTGAAGACGGTATTTCGTTGCCCGATGAGTTCTCGGTGGCCCTGTGGAATGGCCAATCGCTGCCCGGCAGGGTAGCTTTGGGCGCGTTCCCGGACGCGTCGACCGCCACGCTCGACCCGGCCGCGCGCACGCTGAGCGTGCAGGCAGACGCGGGCCCGCTCTTCCGCGTGCGCATGGTTGGTCAAGAGAGGTCCTGGGATGTCTGGTCGGTCGGACCGGCCGGCACGCAGGGCCAATTTACCCACGAGATTTCACTGCCCGAGCCCACCAACGGGCGCGAGGACCTGATGCAAACCGGCGAGGTTTTTATTGACGCAATCGCCGCAGAAATTACGATGAACGAGTTAGTCAGCGCCACAGGAATCGGGCTCAACCGAGCCGGCCTGGTCTCCACACGGTTCAACCGCACTAAATTAAACTGA
- a CDS encoding TonB C-terminal domain-containing protein, with protein sequence MNYSNNQIDGGTRSLGRARPAGERKMQVIGFLTTFALHATIVGGIIYGAYATPEEDAVDAPVMMEFQNVELLALGEKKPPNQLPRVANPAPPEVKEKSVNLAKPAEEPPPKVEEKQPEAKPQKQESRRNKLLDDLQELNNPNRPTNDEVPEGSADGVASGTVSDAAMANMMNTYQVRLLEALGKYWRVPSTLTHEEINALAGKVAVYVRLSEGGHIVSFRFTTKSDNAQFDASIERLLRRFEVSGGRKLPMPEAPEVRDAVLRQGLNLRNWKAVTGK encoded by the coding sequence GTGAACTATTCCAATAATCAAATCGACGGGGGCACCAGATCGCTCGGGCGCGCGCGGCCTGCGGGCGAGCGCAAGATGCAGGTCATCGGGTTTTTGACGACCTTCGCGCTGCACGCCACGATCGTTGGCGGTATCATCTACGGGGCTTATGCGACGCCCGAAGAGGACGCGGTCGACGCGCCGGTGATGATGGAGTTTCAGAACGTCGAGCTGCTCGCCCTGGGCGAAAAGAAGCCGCCAAACCAGCTCCCGCGCGTCGCCAATCCGGCGCCGCCCGAGGTCAAGGAGAAGTCGGTCAACCTGGCAAAACCGGCCGAAGAGCCGCCGCCCAAAGTCGAAGAGAAGCAGCCCGAGGCGAAACCCCAAAAGCAGGAGTCGCGGCGCAATAAATTGCTCGACGACCTCCAGGAGCTCAATAACCCGAACCGCCCCACCAACGACGAGGTCCCCGAGGGGAGCGCCGACGGGGTGGCCAGCGGCACGGTGTCGGACGCCGCGATGGCCAATATGATGAATACCTACCAGGTGCGGCTGCTCGAGGCGCTGGGCAAATATTGGCGGGTGCCGAGCACGCTGACCCACGAAGAAATAAACGCGCTGGCGGGCAAGGTTGCTGTGTATGTGCGCCTGTCCGAGGGCGGGCATATCGTGTCTTTTCGGTTCACGACCAAGAGCGATAACGCGCAATTTGACGCCAGCATCGAGCGACTTCTGCGCCGCTTCGAGGTCAGCGGGGGGCGCAAGCTCCCGATGCCCGAGGCGCCGGAGGTGCGCGACGCCGTGCTGCGCCAGGGGCTCAATCTGCGCAATTGGAAGGCCGTCACAGGCAAATGA
- a CDS encoding sulfatase: MKNTSSNLWRLGLLSATVCGMLAGTGCSAQSTDTRQKSESQGLATSAANSSAPKAGEAAAKAEPEKPKIAPALPALEGAHFSVFDLLVNRPLAHRIAFADRAPTLLVDANTPDFMRYIHGNHTKDWMLGTTLDKQTAAAIKARNASLWLPTLRPDVEQQLRLKVFNPAQWQNTLTVKVNGQALEPASLAEGWQEVTITVPADSKVRGDSQIDLSFSNMGRINGQLSGGAIAWVALGAALPDEAAAAEKAPAEGDAEDKGAKQDEVADSAAQAGSGSAGGGEGATPAPDEEEAEEAVEAVSMAAAALEKHSSMPLAQDKLTLDAETGMAWYIWVPKKGQLSLDLHAPEECGVELELYIEDPAAKTGVKKATSVARNLVKARGTEQKTAIDLSEWSEQIARVELRGSDGCDAGEQVEIREASLVMPGERPAVPTGVKPPERIIMWVIDTLRADYLPLGFETDVQAPNLVKLAEEGAYFTTAYVQGNESRTSHAALFTGQYPSRNGLVGKGILHPRHYLFSEAVQDHGYKTAIHVANGYVSKNGGFAQGWNHYVNNLREGWGIKGEDIARHGLDWAKKNSEDPFLLYLGTIDPHVTYRAHKGITELYDTKPYSGRYGRYISGQDLGAIKGGRAVSERDKERIINLYKGEITYNDQAFGELRAGLEEAGLWEGTMVIVTSDHGEEFWEHGSVGHGHNVHQELVNVPLIVYYPPLINKNSVVTAGVDVIDVYPTILDALGAKRPDDLQGKSVIPLTHHVQGDYPEPAVATQYKIHYAMQMKQWKLYLKRGTYELYDRNADPLELKNVAEQHPLASRWTLDSMGYFRAHRERWNKETWGVASNLKPGFVDHISAE, translated from the coding sequence ATGAAAAATACGTCATCGAATTTGTGGCGGCTCGGGCTCTTGTCCGCGACCGTCTGCGGGATGCTCGCGGGCACTGGATGCAGCGCGCAATCGACGGATACCCGTCAGAAATCCGAGTCTCAGGGGCTCGCCACGAGCGCCGCGAACTCCAGCGCGCCCAAGGCCGGTGAGGCCGCCGCGAAGGCGGAGCCGGAGAAGCCGAAGATCGCGCCTGCGCTGCCCGCCCTTGAGGGCGCGCATTTCTCGGTTTTCGATCTTCTGGTGAACCGTCCGCTGGCGCATCGAATCGCGTTCGCAGACCGCGCGCCGACCCTGTTGGTCGACGCGAACACGCCCGATTTTATGCGCTATATTCACGGCAACCACACCAAAGATTGGATGCTCGGGACCACGCTCGACAAGCAGACCGCCGCGGCGATTAAGGCGCGAAACGCGAGCCTCTGGCTGCCGACGCTGCGCCCGGATGTCGAGCAGCAATTACGCCTGAAGGTCTTCAACCCGGCGCAGTGGCAGAATACGCTGACGGTCAAGGTGAACGGTCAGGCGCTCGAGCCGGCCAGTCTGGCCGAGGGCTGGCAAGAGGTGACGATTACGGTGCCGGCGGATTCCAAGGTCCGCGGTGATAGCCAGATTGACCTCTCGTTCTCGAATATGGGTCGCATTAACGGACAGCTGTCCGGCGGTGCGATTGCCTGGGTGGCGCTCGGAGCGGCGCTGCCGGATGAGGCGGCCGCGGCCGAGAAGGCGCCGGCCGAAGGCGACGCCGAGGATAAAGGCGCCAAGCAGGATGAGGTGGCCGATTCGGCGGCGCAGGCCGGGAGCGGAAGCGCGGGCGGGGGCGAAGGTGCCACGCCAGCGCCGGATGAGGAGGAGGCTGAGGAGGCGGTCGAGGCGGTGTCTATGGCCGCGGCCGCGCTCGAAAAACACTCGTCGATGCCGCTGGCTCAGGATAAGCTGACGCTGGACGCCGAGACCGGCATGGCCTGGTATATTTGGGTGCCCAAGAAAGGCCAGCTCTCGCTGGACCTTCACGCTCCCGAAGAGTGCGGCGTTGAACTCGAACTCTATATCGAGGACCCCGCGGCGAAGACCGGCGTGAAGAAGGCGACCTCGGTGGCCCGCAACCTCGTCAAAGCGCGCGGCACCGAGCAGAAGACCGCCATCGACCTTTCCGAGTGGTCCGAGCAAATCGCGCGCGTCGAGCTGCGCGGCAGCGACGGGTGTGACGCCGGCGAGCAGGTCGAGATTCGCGAGGCTTCGCTGGTAATGCCGGGTGAGCGACCGGCTGTGCCGACGGGCGTCAAACCCCCGGAGCGCATCATCATGTGGGTCATCGACACCCTGCGCGCCGACTATTTGCCCCTCGGGTTTGAGACCGACGTGCAGGCCCCGAACCTGGTCAAATTGGCCGAGGAGGGCGCCTATTTCACCACGGCTTATGTGCAGGGCAACGAGTCACGCACCAGCCACGCCGCGCTGTTTACCGGGCAATATCCGAGCCGAAACGGCCTGGTCGGCAAGGGCATTTTGCACCCGCGTCATTACCTCTTCTCCGAGGCCGTTCAGGACCACGGCTATAAGACCGCGATTCACGTGGCCAACGGCTATGTCTCCAAAAACGGCGGCTTCGCCCAGGGCTGGAATCACTACGTCAACAACCTGCGCGAGGGCTGGGGCATCAAGGGCGAAGACATCGCCCGGCACGGCCTGGATTGGGCGAAGAAGAACTCCGAGGACCCCTTTCTTCTGTACCTCGGCACCATCGACCCGCACGTGACCTACCGCGCGCATAAGGGCATCACCGAGCTCTATGACACCAAGCCCTATAGTGGCCGCTACGGTCGCTATATCTCGGGCCAGGACCTCGGCGCCATCAAGGGCGGTCGCGCGGTCAGCGAGCGCGACAAAGAGCGCATTATCAACCTGTATAAGGGCGAAATTACCTATAATGATCAGGCGTTTGGGGAGCTTCGCGCCGGGCTCGAAGAGGCCGGTCTGTGGGAGGGAACCATGGTGATTGTCACCTCCGACCACGGCGAGGAATTCTGGGAGCACGGCAGCGTCGGGCACGGCCATAACGTCCACCAGGAGTTGGTGAACGTGCCGCTGATTGTCTATTATCCGCCGCTGATCAACAAGAATAGCGTGGTCACCGCGGGCGTGGACGTCATCGACGTCTATCCGACGATTCTCGACGCGCTCGGGGCCAAGCGCCCCGATGATTTGCAGGGTAAGAGCGTGATTCCGCTGACCCATCACGTCCAGGGGGACTACCCCGAGCCGGCCGTGGCGACCCAATATAAGATCCACTACGCGATGCAGATGAAGCAGTGGAAATTATACCTGAAGCGGGGCACCTATGAGTTATACGACCGAAACGCCGACCCGCTGGAGCTCAAAAACGTCGCCGAGCAACACCCGCTGGCCAGTCGCTGGACCCTGGACTCGATGGGGTATTTCCGCGCGCACCGAGAGCGCTGGAATAAGGAGACCTGGGGAGTTGCTAGCAACCTGAAGCCTGGGTTTGTTGATCATATATCTGCGGAGTGA
- a CDS encoding ion transporter, whose product MKKLRRQFYYLLEDDHADTLGPQIVEYGLATLITINIIALMLSTMPELQAYDAAFVAIERLSVVLFSVEYILRVWCVAERLEDPFWGRVKFIFHPLMLIDLMAVAPGYFTGPLDLRFARSFRLIRILKLTRHSTALSLIIEVLRRKREELFSVALISVLMLVMASGMIYYAEHPTQPEAFSSIPESMWWAVMTMTTVGYGDVTPVTTAGRIIGGLVALTGVGFFAMPAGILAYGFSEVISEKKQKLKEAKRPR is encoded by the coding sequence GTGAAAAAACTCCGGCGTCAGTTCTATTATCTTCTCGAAGATGACCACGCTGACACTCTGGGCCCCCAGATCGTCGAATACGGCCTGGCCACGCTTATCACCATCAATATTATTGCGCTGATGCTGAGCACCATGCCCGAGTTGCAGGCCTATGACGCGGCCTTTGTCGCGATCGAGCGCCTCTCGGTCGTTCTCTTTAGCGTCGAGTATATCCTGAGGGTCTGGTGCGTCGCCGAGCGCCTGGAGGACCCATTCTGGGGCCGGGTTAAATTTATCTTCCACCCGCTGATGCTCATCGACCTGATGGCGGTGGCCCCGGGCTATTTTACGGGCCCGCTGGACCTTCGCTTCGCGCGCAGCTTCCGCCTGATTCGAATCCTCAAGCTCACCCGACACTCCACCGCGCTATCGCTGATCATCGAGGTCTTGCGCCGCAAGCGCGAGGAACTTTTCTCGGTCGCGCTGATCTCGGTGCTGATGTTGGTGATGGCCTCCGGCATGATCTATTACGCCGAGCACCCCACGCAACCGGAGGCGTTTTCGAGCATCCCCGAGTCGATGTGGTGGGCGGTTATGACCATGACCACCGTGGGCTACGGCGACGTCACCCCCGTCACCACCGCCGGCAGGATCATCGGCGGGTTGGTCGCGCTCACCGGCGTGGGCTTCTTCGCCATGCCCGCCGGCATCCTGGCCTACGGCTTTAGCGAAGTTATCTCCGAGAAAAAACAGAAGCTAAAAGAGGCGAAGCGCCCCAGATAA